Part of the Brassica oleracea var. oleracea cultivar TO1000 chromosome C8, BOL, whole genome shotgun sequence genome is shown below.
ATTACACAATATATTTTTTGTTTTTCTTATTTCAAATACCTTTTCATAATTATTCGTATTTTCCACACTACCTCATTCCTACCTTGCTACGTTAGCAAGTTCCACCTAACCTACTAAACTTAAAATAATTAAATCCCTTAAGTTCGTATTAGAAGCCTTATGGTCCTTTGAGTAAAAGGTTGTTAACAATTTTACACTAGAAAATCTAAGGCTAAATCAAAGGCTAAACTTTTTTCAAAACTTTATATAATGCAAATAAAATCCTTAAACATAAGAGCAAATCTCTCCAATAGCCTTTTTAATGTTTTTGTCATAAAAATAGTTTTAAAGAAAGAAAATGACCAAAACAGCCTATTTTTATTTTGAAAATTTAAAAATTTATTTTTTATTTTTTAAAATTTGAAACTCTATCCCAAAAACTCCATCCCTTAACTCTAAACCTTAAGTCTAGATTAATTTACCCTAGGGTAAAAATATATATTTTGGTCATTTTTACCTTTTAATAAAACTTATTTTGGTCATTTTCTTCATTAAAAGCTATTTTTGTGACAAAAAACTTAAAAAAAGCTATCTTAGAGAATTTCTCTAAACATAATCTATATAAAATGCTTTACTATAATGAAAATATAACTGTTAAGCATAATTCTTTATTACAAAGTCATTAATATAATAATTAGGGTTGGGCAAAATATCCAGATCTGAAGAAGCGAACCCGATTCGAAAAAGTAGTATCGAATCCGAACCAGAACTAATTAAATACCCAACTGGTTAAAAATTTTAATATTCAAAGAATTCAAACATAATCCGATCCGAACCAAAATATTTTGGATACCCGAACATATCCAAATCACAATATTAATTATTTTAAATTTAAAATATTTAAAGTACATGAAAATATCTAAAAGTTATCAAAATATTAACAAATAAATATCTTAAAAGGGTAAAAATGATCAAAACACTAAAATTATCTGAAATACATACTTGTTTTCCATCCATATATCAAAATCAAACCAATTTTCATGTTATTTGATGTCTTTAGTCTTATATTATTTAAATTTTTATGTTTTCTATTATTTTTTTTTTATTTTTGAAGGTTGAAGATTTTAAGATATATTTGAATTTTGATTTTTTTTACATACTTTAAATGGATATCCGAATCCGCAAAGATTTAAACCAAAATCAAATCCAAATCAAAATTTAGTATATTTGAATGAGGCTCAAATCTCTAGACTCACTCGAAAACCTGAAATCTGAATAGACACGAATCAAATCCGAATGAATATCTGAATACATGGAAAAAAAGAAAAGTTTTGCGTAACTTCTTATTTTGAATGCAATATTAAAATATTTTAGTGTAATTTATGATTTTATTAAAAAGATGAAAAGACAAAAAGATGAAAATAATCTTTCTATTAAAAATTTACCTTAAAAAGGGTTGACTTTGTAATTTTGTTAACACCGATGCAAAAAGAATCACCGACAGCTCCAAATGAGTAAAACATCAACCGTCGATTAGATGAAAAAGAGATCCAACGGTCATAAGTCATCCAATTGCCACGAAGCCTTTCTTCATATAAAGAAAATTCACTCCAATTCCGCATTTTCACGAAGAAGACGAAGAGATCAAGCTCACCAATGGCGATTCTCAAACGACCGATCGCAATTCGGATTCTGATCTTCTTCGTTTTCAGTGTCAATGTCCATGGCTTTTACCTTCCCGGCGTTGCTCCTCAGGATTTTCAAATGGTCAGTTACACAACAAAAAAAGTCGCAGCCTCGTAATGTGGTTTCGTTTTCTCTCGCTATAAGATCGTTGGCGTTCTGATCCGCATAGAGATTTGCTTAATCGATTACGATTGATTCGTTTCTGATTTAGATCCGATGCAGCTCATAGTTTGACGAAGAAAAATCTATCTAAATTTTTGGAACTCAATTTATCACTAATTGTTTCGTTTATAGATTATTATTGCTTCGTTAGTGTATATGTTGTAGCCATTGTTTGTTTAAACCCGAACCAAACCCGAATGCAACTGGTTCTATTGGAATATAGAAAAATTAAATGGATCTTCTGGTATATTAAACCTTGAATATCCGAAAAAACCCGAACCAAACCCGAACAAGAATCTAATTTGAATCAGACTTGAATTTGTGATTATGGATTTGCAGGGAGATGCATTGATGGTGAAAGTCAATAAGCTTACATCTACAAAGACTCAGCTTCCATACTCCTACTACTCTCTTCCTTACTGTCGTCCAGAGAAAATCGTTGACAGTGCGGAGAATCTCGGGGAAGTTCTACGTGGTGATCGGATTGAGAACTCTCCCCTTGTGGTATGATACCTTTCTTTCTTTCTTTCATCACTTCTTGGTTCTTTCTCTATGTGGGACTTGATGAGATCTTTCTCTGTCTGTGTTGCAGTTCAAAATGAGGGAATCGCAGATGTGCGCTGCCGTTTGTCGTGTGAAGCTCGATAAGAAAAGCGCCAAGGCCTTAAAGGAGAAGATTGTTGATGAGTATCGTGTTAACATGTAAGGCATTTCCATCCATATCTACTCTGATTGAATGTGGCTTAAGAGGCGATTTTGGTTTTGTTATGCAGGATTTTGGACAATCTTCCGCTAGTTGTTCCGGTGCAAAGGCCGGACCAGGATAATGTTGTGGTTTATCAGCATGGTTTCCATGTTGGTCTCAAGGGAATCTTTGTTGGCGTAAGAGCTTTATCATATGTATTTATTTATGTTTATTAAAGGCAGGAGGAGTTCTGGTTCTTACCTTTTGTACTCTCTGGTTTCTTGTAGAAAAAAGAGGAGAAATATTTTATCCACAACCACTTGACCTTCACCGTTAGGTTTCACAGAGACATAGAGACTGATTCTTCAAGAATCGTCGGGTTCGAGGTCAAGCCGTTCAGGTAGCATTTTATGATTCTGTTCTGTTTTTTTTTTAGCAGTGTGTAGACTAAAGTCTTATATGGTTTTGTCTCAAATGCAGTATAAAGCATGAATATGAAGGCGAGTGGAATGAAAAGACTCGGTTAACGACCTGTGATCCGCATACAAAGCGTGCAGTCACCAACTCCGAGTCTCCTCAAGAAGTCGAAGAAGGGAGCGAGATTATCTTCACATATGACGTTGACTTCCAGGAAAGTGAGGTGAAATGGGCTTCTAGGTGGGACACTTACCTTCTCATGGCTGATGATCAGATTCATTGGTTCTCAATTGTCAACTCTATGATGATTGTTCTCTTCCTTTCTGGTATGGTCGCTATGATCATGCTACGAACTCTCTACCGAGATATCTCCAACTACAATCAGTTAGAGACTCACGAAGAGGTCTTAGAAGAGACTGGTTGGAAGCTGGTCCACGGAGATGTTTTCAGACCCCCGGAGAACCCGGAGTTGCTATGCGTCTATGCGGGAACTGGAGTTCAGTGTTTCGGAATGATTCTTGTCACCATGATCTTCGCGTGCCTCGGCTTCTTGTCTCCTTCGAACCGTGGTGGTCTCATGACGGCTATGCTTCTGCTTTGGGTTTTCATGGGACTCTTGGCCGGATACGCTTCTTCTCGTCTCTACAAAACGTTGCGAGGAACAGAGTGGAAGAAAATCGCTCTGAGAACCGCTTTCATGTTCCCCGCGACCGTCTTTGTCGCATTCTTCGTCCTTAACGCCATTATCTGGGGACAGAAGTCATCCGGCGCGGTCCCGTTCGGTACAATGTTTGCTCTTGTCGTCCTCTGGTTCGGAATCTCTGTGCCACTGGTCTTCATCGGTAGCTACATCGGTTTCCGAAAACCGGCGCTAGAAGATCCTGTGAAAACCAACAAGATACCGAGACAGGTCCCGATACAAGCCTGGTACATGAACCCGATCTTCTCCATCTTGATCGGAGGCATTCTCCCGTTTGGCGCAGTCTTCATCGAGCTCTTCTTCATACTCACTTCGATATGGCTTCACCAGTTCTACTACATATTCGGGTTCCTCTTCATCGTATTCATCATTTTGATCATCACTTGCGCAGAGATCACGGTCGTCCTCTGTTATTTCCAGCTATGCAGTGAAGACTATCAGTGGTGGTGGAGATCTTACTTAACATCGGGCTCTTCCGCGGTTTACCTTTTTCTCTACGCAGCGTTTTACTTCTACACCAAGCTCGAGATCACGAAGCTCGTCTCTGCAATCCTCTACTTCGGGTATATGCTCGTCGTCTCGTATGTTTTCTTTGTCTTCACTGGCGCAATTGGGTTCTACGCATGCTTTTGGTTCACCAGGCTTATCTACTCGTCTGTTAAGATCGATTGATCTTTTTCATTACATTCTGAGAAAGCCGTCTTGAGAACCTTCTTCCATTTTTTTGTTCTACACAATCTCATTATAGTTTTTTTTTCTTTTATTTTGAAAGATATTGGTGGAAATTTTGGGACATGTACACAGAAGCTTTGTTTTATGGTAAACATACAATTGTCTCGTAGTAACGTTGACTTGATGCACAAGGAAGCTACGGATTGCCACTGATTTGCTTAATAACAATCTGTTAAATGTCAAACAAGATGCAAGTTAGCATTGCAATCCAGTTAAAAAAGATACAGATTTTGTTAAGAGGTAAAACGCAATTAACGAGTTCTATGAGATTTAATCAAACCACTTGAGTAAAGAAGCTTCCACAGTTGTTCATATTTTTATTGCGTATGAGATTTAATCTGGTTAGCAATTAATTATCCTCTAATTTTTACCTTTCTTTTGTTAGACAAAACCAAAGGAGGTTATTAGTAAGTTAATTCTCATCAATTTTGAGATTTCATTGTTATTGGTTCTTGGATTTCAAAATTTTTAGTAGAGTCCATTGTTATTGCTTTAAGAATTTTCAAAATTCATTCAAATATCTTGTTATTCAAAAAGTTTAGTTATTATTGATTTTCAAATTCTAACAAAATCTAGTGTTATTGAGAGATGAATTCTATTCATTTTTACTCATAAGACTCAATTTTCAAAATATCATATGTAACCTTGTGATTTTCAAAATCCACGTGATAAAAAACTAGAAAACAAAATAATTATTCTTACCAAATATCTATTGCACCTTTAATCCAAATTATATGTCCAAAACTATAATTCATTACATTTATATACTTTTACATTTTTAGAATATATAATTATTTTTATAAATAATTATCATTTTGAATATAAATATTAATAATTACATTTATAAATATTAATAATTTTAAAATAAAAAATTTTAAATAGTTTAAAAAAAATTTGAATTTCAAAAAGAAAATTTGAGAGCCAAATCATGAGTTACGCGAGCAAACCTGAGTCTAGAAATTATTTTGGAAAAAAAATCCAAAATTATAAAAATTATTAAAAAGTTCGAATTTGAAAACATATTTCAAAATTAAAAATTAACTTATTTATTCTCAATTTTTATTATTTTATTACTTTTATATATATAAAGCAAAGGGTAAAATCGTCTTTTGCTTTTTTCATGAATTTTTTTGGTCATTTTTCTCTTTAAATACTCTCTTTGTGAAAAAAAAAATTAAAATGTATTTAAGAAAAAAAATCAATTTTGTATGAATCACTATTATTTTCTTCTTAATTTGAAAGAAAAAATAAATAATAATGCTATATGATTTAGAAAATAAATAAATTGTATATTTACTTTACAAAAAAAATGATAGAAAATAGGTATTACAAATTCATGGAAATCTATACTATTTCAAAAAAGTTATGATCAAATTTCATAAGTCAATGTATATAAATTTTTACAATTTACGTAACTTTTAAAATCTATCAACTCTACACAAATTCATGTCCCAATAATCCTCCTTAAAGATTGTTGAAAGCATACTATTATTTGTAAATGGTATGTTGTATATCTAGATTCGATGACATTATGTATGCTCTTTTTATATATAAGTGAAGATGTTAATCAATATAAAAACTACGAAAACATATAAAGATAAACAATGGAAACAGATTCAGGTTTGGCGATTAGTTTGGTTTGCAACAAAAACTAGAATAAATTTGGAGTGTTTAAATCTAGTGGATATAACTACAAATCCGATGGACTAGCTAGCATTTGCTTAAGAGATTGATGTTGCCGGAGTGTACAAAATAATTTTGGGAATGCGAGCTTGATTCATATCTCCTTGGAGCAAAAATGTCCGAATAGAAATTTTAAGGATCAGAAGAGTTATTTTATATATATATATATTAGACACAATCACACGAAGTTGCTTCTCGGAGATTTTTCATCTAGCCAAAATTTGGTGGTAAGATGAACATCTGACAGACAAAAATAAAATAAAGTGAATTCAAACATTCGAGATTCCAAAAGAACAAAAACTGGCACTCGTAAACTATAATGATTGGTTGGGTTGCAAGAATTGATTTTTAGTTTTATTTTCTATACAACCATAAAAATTACCAATTATGCTTAATGTAGTTTTTAAAGTTAAAGCAAAAAAATTAAAGAAAATGTTGTATGAGCTTGTTTGTAAAGCAAAAAATATTGTTGTATGAATCTATTTTTTTCTCATTTAATTTCTACATTATATCAGAAAATACTACTAATAAATTTCTACCGCAAATTTTCTCATTTAGTTCTTTCTATTTTTTATCTTCTCTTTTTCTTTCTTGTTAGAGCATCTCCAAATTTTCTTTTAAAATAGAAATTTATATTATAGAGGTGAAATTGCTCTAATGTATGCATCTATAATAGAGTTACTCTATTTTTGAGAAAAATATGGAGTAAAATAATTTTTTATCTCTATATTTAAAGGTGAAAATAACATATTTCTATATTCTCTTATAAATAGAAAAACTCTATTATAAAGGTATATATTAGATCAAATCCATCTCTATAATATAATTTTTCAATTTTATTTTTTTTGAACAATATAATTTTTCTGTTTTAGAGGTAAATATAGAGATAAAAATAGAGATGTGTTAGAAATGAGCCCTTTAAATATCTACCAATAAACCCGCTTTAACAATATCCTAATACAAAAATGTGCCAACAAAATGATAGGGAGTAACATCAAATGAAATTTCCACGGAACCATTTTAGATTAATTTCCTTGAGTTACGCATCACACTTCGTGCATTTCTCAGCATCCTCACATGGTCCTTTGATTCAAAAGCTGATTTAGGCATGGGCATTCGGGGTTCCAATCGGGTTTCGGTTTTATCCATTCGGGTTTTGGTTTTTCGGGTTTATCAAAATCAATCTCATTCGGGTTATATAAAAGTTTGGTTCGGGACCGGTTCGGGTTCTATCGGGTTCGGGCCGGAGTTAGTAAATCTTCAAAGAACCGGTATAACCCATTGTACTTTCGGGTTCGGGTCCCAATCGGTTCTTCGGTTTTAAAATACCTGATTTGTACATATTTCGTAACTAAAACATAAATGAAATCGGTTTTTCGGATTTAAAATACATGATATGTACATATTTTAATAGCCAAAACATAAGTAAAATCGATTCAAAAATAAGAAAAAACATAAACGTGATCATTCAAAATCAAGCGAAAAATAAACATAGTTAGTGATAGAAAGAAAACCAGATAAATGAAATAATAAAACAAAAACTAAGTTTTCATGAAATTTTCATGAGAAACATTATTCAATGAAAACAAAACCAAAATCTAAAAACTTCAGGCTTCAACCGCCACATTCCACCATCAACCTTCGTGTAACAAATAATTATTTTAGAAGTTCTATAATATCTTAAAGTATTTTTGATACATAATAAGAATTAAGATCATATTTGGTTGAAGTTCTTTTTGTGATTTTAAATGTTTCGGGTTCTATCGGATATCCATTTAGGTCCGGGTTCGGTTCGGATAATATACATAATCCAAAATACCAAAAAACAGGATCCATTCGGTATTTATGTCGGGTTCGGATCGGTTCGGATTCATTTTTATCGGATCGGGTTCGGTTCGGATTTTCGGGTTCGGTTTATTTGCACAGCCCAGGTCCTGATTCATCGTGGCCGTAGAGTAACAAAAATAATCACGTGTATCCAGCCTCACACGCTTTAAAACTCCCCATCCAATTATAGCCCAACACGTAAGCAATTCCTTCAAACGAGGCAATCGCAGTCACCTTTGAAAGAGCTTTCGTCTTCATATAAATAGGCTGCGACGACTCTGGAGGACCATCGAAATATCAGAGATTTGCGATTACTGAGAGAAAGCGACGGACGTAGATTCGCCGTCGCAGCTAGATTCGCTTAACCGAAAACCAGCATGAAGAGACGAAGAGCGGCGAGGAAATCATCGGCGATGGTGGCGGTTAGCGATTCAAAAGGATTAGATTCGAGAATGGGACGGAGGTTGATGAAGTTCGATGAGTTGCCTGGTTATTTGCAGGATAACGAGTTCATACACGACCATTATCGATGCCAATGGTCTCTCAGAGATACCTTCCTTAGTGCCTTCTCTTGGCATAACGAGACTCTCAACATCTGGACGTACGTAAAACATAACAATCATTTTGTATCTTTCTTTTGAAATTTGAATTGATTTGTGGATTTTTTTTTTTTATCAAATGAAAAAAGTTTATTAAACGCCGTCTGTGGGGATCGAACCCACGGCCACGGGATTAAAAGTCACGCGCTCTACCACTGAGCTAAGACGGCTGTTTGAATTGTGATATTTTAACAGGCACTTGATTGGGTTTGTAATATTCATGTGGATGATGGTGGTAAGCTCTTTAGAGACGACGGAGCTTAGTCTCGCCGGACTCTTCAACGGCATATCCGGGTAAGAACCCTCGAGGTTAAAATCGTCATTTTCAATTTCATTTGGTTGTTTGTTAATTTTAAACAAAACTGGCTTTTTTTTGGGGTGTGTGGGACCCGGACGATAGAGCGTGGATTCGCCTCTCCAGCAATCAGACTCTGCTTCGTCATGTAAGCTTTTTGTTTCTTTGTTATTTTTTAAAATTTCGCGGCTTATCTTATCTTCTGTGTGATCTAATATAATTAAGACATATGTTTGGCCTTTTCTAATAGTAGAGTGTAGTGGTAAAGTTAATTGCCCCCACCATGTGTTCTTTTCGATATGTTTCTTTGGATCTTTCTTCTCTTGTGTTTTGAGCCCATCGATCTTTTTCTGAAAATCCCCTAGCTTTTCTGTAAAGGGAATAGAAAATGACAAAAATAATCAATTAAATTAAAGTGTTTCTCGTTGATATCTAAAGTTGTTCGTGAAATCACATGGCTTCTATTGATAACCATTGATATGAATAATGTAGTGAACAAAAATAAATGACGTGCATAAATTACTTTGAAGAATATATAAATATTCCTTATCAAGTTTTTAGAGTAGTTGATGACCACTGGATTAAGTTTTTAGAGTAGTTGATGACCACTGGATTAAATCTTACAATGAATCCAACTAAATTTTGTTTTTGTTCTTTAAGATCTAGTTTGAAATCTTGATTCTCTGAAAAGAATTGGTTACAAACCTGATGAAAATGTCCCAAATAACTTAGATCTACCACTGCTAGGGAGTAAAAGAGATGGTTGTTTTAAAACATATTTTTTATAAAATATATAGACCTCATTTAAAATAAAAAATTATTTAATAATAAAACGAATTAAAAGAAATTAATGTTGTTCTTTTCAATTTTGATAGAAGTAAAATATTTTATATTTCTGCTAGAGGATTGAATTTGAAGGAATAGAAAGGCACCATGTTTAAAAACTAAAAAATCACAAATGGTGGAAATTTGACAAACATAAAGTATCTCCTCATTTCTCCTCTAAATTTACCACCAATTAAAACTAAAAAGTAATATTTTCTAAAAAGTATTTACCAAATAGCATATTAATTAGCACTATTTTTTAAAGGCTCTCAACTATTACAATTTTAAATTTTAAGGCTTTCATTTAAAATAAAATGTTCAAAATAATTTTTTTTTTCGAAAAAATGATTGATTTATTATTTGTCCAAAAAATAATTGATTTAATTATAATCGGACTGTTATAATATATATATATATATATGTTTTGTATATAATACTAAGGGCATAATAAACGGGGTCGCGGGTTTCCAACGGATGGATCCCATTATTTTTATAAAAACCGGCTCTTAGAGTGAATGTTTCTTGCACTGTTCGCGAGTCCCACCTACACGAGACGATTCGCGATTAGTTCGCTTTTTAATTAAATTTTTTTTTTAATCAGACAAAAAAAAAAAAAAAAAAAAAAAAAAAAAAAAAAAAAAAAAACTACCTATAAAACCGTGTCAACTATATCATGCGTAAAAGATGGTCTAACCCGCGATTCCAGTAGATGAACTGCATGCTGTATAGTGTATACGTTAACGGGTACAATAAGAATAGGCATGCTGATGCTATATGTTGGTTTGCCCTCCGGTTCACCGGTTGTACTGCGTAATAATATTTTAATTTAAGAAAAGAAAAACTATGAAACTATGTATTATGGTGAGTATTATTTCTCCAACAAAAAGTTTGAACGATACACGAGCAAAATAAATTTACTAACGTCGTACTTTTTTTCTTTTGAATTCCTTTTTAATCACATAACTAAAATTTAAAAGATTCTTTCGCAGGATTCCAACGTGACAGAACACATCCCACTTCTTACGTCTCAAGAAGTAAACCACCAAAACTACCACGAAGCTGTTCCGAAATGGCCATGGCTCGTGTACTTAGCCGGAGCAATGGGTTGCTTAATCTGTAGCTCTGTTTCACACCTCCTCGCTTGCCACTCAAAACGTTACAACCTCTTCTTCTGGCGTTTAGACTACGCAGGAATCTCACTCATGATCGTCTCCTCCTTCTTCGCCCCTATCTACTACGCATTCTCCTGCCACCCTAACTTCCGTTTCCTCTACCTCTCCTCAATCTCGATCCTAGGTCTCCTCGCCATCATCACTCTCCTCGCTCCAGCTCTCTCAGCGCCGCGCTTCAGACCGTTCAGGGCATATCTTTTCCTTGCAATGGGATTCTGTAGTGTGGTACCGGCTTCACATGTGCTTTGCCTTTACTGGGGCCACCCTAACGTGTTATTCGCTCTTGCTTGCGAGCTTGCCACTGGTCTGTCTTATGCCGTGGGAGCAGTGTTTTATGTTAGCCGTGTGCCTGAGAGATGGAAGCCTGGAGCGTTTGACATTGCCGGGCACAGCCATCAGATATTCCATGTGTTTGTTGTTTTGGGAGCTCTCGTTCATTGTGTTGCCACTCTTGTCATTGTGGATTTTCGACGAGCGTCTCCTTGTGGGTTTTAGTAAGAAGATGTCACGTGTCATCTTCCAATTCAATGTATGATTTAAAGTTAGCTGATTCTGGATTGTGATATTTGAAACTGAAACATCCGCAATTGCGTTTGCAGTAGATAAATGCTTCCCATGTATGAGCAGATTGTGTAACATAGGGATCTTATCATTGGATTCCTCTGTAGATCAAACATCTTCTTCAACAATAACTATCCAACTTAGAGCATATGAAGAGCTTTATTACAATAATCTCCGTGTTAAAGTTGGTATTTATTTTGTAGTTTTATAACATCGCTCTACTTGTTCTTGTGGATCAAGATATACGAGAATTTTGTTGATCTTTCAAGAATGCTCTTCTGTCATTTTGAATTAGTAGACAAGCTAGAAGTCTTCTGCTCTAACTTGAATGTTAGGTTTGTTGGGTTTGGGTCGTGAGAATAACTTACTCCAACTGGTTTGTCTCTCACTGTGCTCTGCTTCCTCTCTTCTATTGTGAAGCATTTACTTTGTTGCGGATGACAGTTGGGTCTTCGTTGGCCTATTGTTTTTGAATTACTTGGCTTGAAGAGAGTTTCTTGTGGCCCAAACTGCTCTCTTTGAGTTCCGTTTGTTGTATATCATCAATACACACAACAAAAACCTGTCTTACCTTTAACAACAAGAAAGGTAGTGTGGTATGGTAGGCCATACAGAAGCTAAAACCTAGTCCTGTAATGAGCCGTTGAAAACTTTAAATTATACTCTTTATGTTCCTAAATGTATAATTTTTTACAGAATTTTGATGTTCTAATATATAAGATGTTTTCATTTTCCTAAATAATTTTTATTTTATTAAAAACTGTGTACTCAATCATATTTCAATAGTCTATTTTATAATTGGTTGAATACCATTAATTTATAGTTT
Proteins encoded:
- the LOC106307303 gene encoding transmembrane 9 superfamily member 10 codes for the protein MAILKRPIAIRILIFFVFSVNVHGFYLPGVAPQDFQMGDALMVKVNKLTSTKTQLPYSYYSLPYCRPEKIVDSAENLGEVLRGDRIENSPLVFKMRESQMCAAVCRVKLDKKSAKALKEKIVDEYRVNMILDNLPLVVPVQRPDQDNVVVYQHGFHVGLKGIFVGKKEEKYFIHNHLTFTVRFHRDIETDSSRIVGFEVKPFSIKHEYEGEWNEKTRLTTCDPHTKRAVTNSESPQEVEEGSEIIFTYDVDFQESEVKWASRWDTYLLMADDQIHWFSIVNSMMIVLFLSGMVAMIMLRTLYRDISNYNQLETHEEVLEETGWKLVHGDVFRPPENPELLCVYAGTGVQCFGMILVTMIFACLGFLSPSNRGGLMTAMLLLWVFMGLLAGYASSRLYKTLRGTEWKKIALRTAFMFPATVFVAFFVLNAIIWGQKSSGAVPFGTMFALVVLWFGISVPLVFIGSYIGFRKPALEDPVKTNKIPRQVPIQAWYMNPIFSILIGGILPFGAVFIELFFILTSIWLHQFYYIFGFLFIVFIILIITCAEITVVLCYFQLCSEDYQWWWRSYLTSGSSAVYLFLYAAFYFYTKLEITKLVSAILYFGYMLVVSYVFFVFTGAIGFYACFWFTRLIYSSVKID
- the LOC106312708 gene encoding heptahelical transmembrane protein 3, with the protein product MKRRRAARKSSAMVAVSDSKGLDSRMGRRLMKFDELPGYLQDNEFIHDHYRCQWSLRDTFLSAFSWHNETLNIWTHLIGFVIFMWMMVVSSLETTELSLAGLFNGISGAWIRLSSNQTLLRHDSNVTEHIPLLTSQEVNHQNYHEAVPKWPWLVYLAGAMGCLICSSVSHLLACHSKRYNLFFWRLDYAGISLMIVSSFFAPIYYAFSCHPNFRFLYLSSISILGLLAIITLLAPALSAPRFRPFRAYLFLAMGFCSVVPASHVLCLYWGHPNVLFALACELATGLSYAVGAVFYVSRVPERWKPGAFDIAGHSHQIFHVFVVLGALVHCVATLVIVDFRRASPCGF